One Oncorhynchus masou masou isolate Uvic2021 chromosome 18, UVic_Omas_1.1, whole genome shotgun sequence DNA window includes the following coding sequences:
- the LOC135504096 gene encoding peptidase inhibitor R3HDML-like — translation MKKPTRTLCCQNPTQRQEKRVEMRPVCAQLLFAAILWSMPYTGAAAVRSLSKSNRTNHLHLTRPGFESDPDSDWSNLNLTSISVPRIRRRRAISSREINSLLDYHNLVRSQVFPQAANMEIMVWDEQLAKSADSWASRCIWDHGPSQTMRYMGQNLSINSGRYWSIIELVRSWQDEKNSFSYPNTCSGPVCSHYTQMVWANTNKMGCAINKCSNMNVYGSSWRTAVFLVCNYSIKGNWVGEAPYKSGKPCSACPSKYGGSCNRKQCSFSGSKAKAKKRKRY, via the exons ATGAAG AAGCCTACTAGAACCCTGTGTTGCCAGAACCCAACCCAGAGACAAGAGAAGAGGGTTGAGATGCGTCCTGTTTGTGCTCAGCTCCTCTTCGCTGCCATCTTGTGGTCAATGCCTTACACTGGAGCTGCTGCTGTGCGGAGCCTATCCAAATCCAACCGGACTAACCATCTCCACCTAACTAGACCTGGTTTCGAGTCAGACCCTGACTCTGACTGGAGTAATCTGAATCTTACCAGCATCAGCGTGCCTCGTATCCGAAGGAGGCGAGCCATCTCCTCCAGAGAAATTAATTCCTTGTTGGATTATCACAACCTTGTCCGCTCCCAGGTCTTCCCTCAGGCTGCCAATATGGAGATCATG GTGTGGGATGAGCAACTGGCTAAATCAGCAGATTCCTGGGCTTCCCGCTGCATATGGGATCATGGACCCTCACAGACCATGAGATATATGGGCCAAAACCTGTCCATCAACTCTGGCAG ATACTGGTCAATCATTGAGCTGGTAAGGTCCTGGCAAGATGAGAAAAACTCCTTCTCCTATCCCAACACATGCAGTGGACCAGTTTGTTCCCACTATACACAG ATGGTCTGGGCCAATACCAATAAGATGGGATGTGCCATCAACAAATGCTCAAACATGAATGTGTACGGGAGCTCTTGGAGGACAGCAGTGTTCCTGGTTTGCAACTACTCTATCAA GGGGAACTGGGTTGGAGAGGCTCCCTATAAGAGTGGCAAACCGTGCTCTGCCTGTCCATCAAAATATGGAGGTTCATGTAACAGAAAGCAGTGTTCCTTCAGTGGTTCAAAAGCCAAAGCCAAGAAAAGAAAAAGGTATTAG
- the LOC135504056 gene encoding hepatocyte nuclear factor 4-alpha-like isoform X3 yields MVNVNFQVSTSMEFPFAGDSSPAESANMNAANHLGAGTLCAICGDRATGKHYGASSCDGCKGFFRRSVRKNHMYSCRFSRQCIVDKDKRNQCRYCRLKKCFRAGMKKEGIQFIQLHSNAVQNERDRISTRRSSYEDSSLPSINALIQADVLSRQISSPGPILNGDIRTKKVATITDVCESMKQQLLVLVEWAKYIPAFCDLPLDDQVALLRAHAGENLLIGAAKRSMLYKDLLLLGNDYIIPRNCPEMEVCRVAVRILDELVLSFQELQIDDNEYACLKAIVFFDPDAKGLSDPGKIKRMRYQVQVSLEDYINDRQYDSRGRFGELLLLLPTLQSITWQMIEQIQFVKLFGMAKIDNLLQEMLLGGSATEAPHTPHSLHPHLVQEHLSNNAIVSSNMATSIHNGQISTPGTPIPSPPTVSSSEHYKMAQGVIATVPKHPISIPQLTITKQEAI; encoded by the exons atggttaaTGTAAACTTCCAAGTCAGTACAAGCATGGAGTTTCCATTCGCTGGTG ACTCCTCGCCGGCTGAGAGTGCCAACATGAATGCAGCCAACCACCTCGGAGCGGGCACCCTGTGTGCCATCTGTGGGGACAGGGCCACGGGCAAACACTATGGGGCCTCCAGCTGTGACGGCTGCAAAGGCTTCTTCCGTCGGAGTGTTCGCAAAAACCACATGTATTCATGCAG GTTCAGCAGACAGTGCATTGTGGACAAAGACAAGAGGAATCAATGCAGATACTGTCGATTGAAGAAATGCTTTCGAGCTGGCATGAAAAAAGAAGGTATACAATTCATTCAACTTCATTCAAATG CTGTACAAAACGAAAGAGACAGAATCAGCACTAGGAGATCTAGCTATGAAGACAGCAGTTTACCATCTATCAATGCACTTATCCAGGCAGATGTACTCTCAAGACAG ATATCCTCACCTGGACCTATACTGAATGGTGACATCAGGACAAAAAAGGTAGCGACCATCACAGATGTGTGTGAATCAATGAAACAGCAACTGCTGGTGTTGGTGGAATGGGCCAAGTACATCCCTGCCTTCTGTGACCTGCCCCTGGATGACCAG GTGGCATTGCTGCGAGCCCATGCAGGAGAGAATCTTCTGATTGGAGCTGCAAAGAGGTCTATGTTGTACAAGGACCTCCTGTTACTAG GAAATGACTACATTATTCCCCGGAACTGCCCGGAGATGGAAGTGTGCCGGGTAGCAGTGAGGATTCTGGACGAGCTCGTGCTGTCCTTCCAGGAACTCCAGATAGATGACAATGAATACGCTTGTTTGAAAGCCATTGTTTTCTTCGATCCAG ATGCCAAAGGTCTGAGTGACCCAGGTAAGATCAAGCGGATGCGGTACCAGGTTCAGGTCAGCCTAGAGGACTACATCAACGACCGGCAGTATGACTCCCGGGGACGCTTCGGAgagctgctcctgctgctgcccacaCTACAGAGCATCACCTGGCAGATGATCGAACAGATACAGTTTGTCAAACTCTTTGGCATGGCCAAGATTGACAACCTGCTTCAAGAGATGCTCTTAGGAG GTTCTGCTACTGAGGCACCTCACACACCTCACTCTCTGCATCCACATCTGGTTCAGGAACACCTCAGCAACAATGCCATCGTTTCAAGCAACATGGCTACTTCCATCCACAATGGCCAAATCT CCACTCCTGGAACCccaatcccctctcctcccacagTCTCCAGTTCAGAACACTATAAAATGGCTCAAGGGGTTATAGCCACTGTGCCCAAGCATCCTATCTCCATCCCTCAGCTCACCATCACCAAGCAAGAAGCCATCTAA
- the LOC135504056 gene encoding hepatocyte nuclear factor 4-alpha-like isoform X1, translating to MDMADYSDALDPAYTTLEFENMQVLSMGSDSSPAESANMNAANHLGAGTLCAICGDRATGKHYGASSCDGCKGFFRRSVRKNHMYSCRFSRQCIVDKDKRNQCRYCRLKKCFRAGMKKEGIQFIQLHSNAVQNERDRISTRRSSYEDSSLPSINALIQADVLSRQISSPGPILNGDIRTKKVATITDVCESMKQQLLVLVEWAKYIPAFCDLPLDDQVALLRAHAGENLLIGAAKRSMLYKDLLLLGNDYIIPRNCPEMEVCRVAVRILDELVLSFQELQIDDNEYACLKAIVFFDPDAKGLSDPGKIKRMRYQVQVSLEDYINDRQYDSRGRFGELLLLLPTLQSITWQMIEQIQFVKLFGMAKIDNLLQEMLLGGSATEAPHTPHSLHPHLVQEHLSNNAIVSSNMATSIHNGQISTPGTPIPSPPTVSSSEHYKMAQGVIATVPKHPISIPQLTITKQEAI from the exons ATGGATATGGCAGACTATAGCGATGCCCTGGACCCAGCCTACACTACCCTGGAGTTTGAAAACATGCAAGTGCTCTCCATGGGCTCAG ACTCCTCGCCGGCTGAGAGTGCCAACATGAATGCAGCCAACCACCTCGGAGCGGGCACCCTGTGTGCCATCTGTGGGGACAGGGCCACGGGCAAACACTATGGGGCCTCCAGCTGTGACGGCTGCAAAGGCTTCTTCCGTCGGAGTGTTCGCAAAAACCACATGTATTCATGCAG GTTCAGCAGACAGTGCATTGTGGACAAAGACAAGAGGAATCAATGCAGATACTGTCGATTGAAGAAATGCTTTCGAGCTGGCATGAAAAAAGAAGGTATACAATTCATTCAACTTCATTCAAATG CTGTACAAAACGAAAGAGACAGAATCAGCACTAGGAGATCTAGCTATGAAGACAGCAGTTTACCATCTATCAATGCACTTATCCAGGCAGATGTACTCTCAAGACAG ATATCCTCACCTGGACCTATACTGAATGGTGACATCAGGACAAAAAAGGTAGCGACCATCACAGATGTGTGTGAATCAATGAAACAGCAACTGCTGGTGTTGGTGGAATGGGCCAAGTACATCCCTGCCTTCTGTGACCTGCCCCTGGATGACCAG GTGGCATTGCTGCGAGCCCATGCAGGAGAGAATCTTCTGATTGGAGCTGCAAAGAGGTCTATGTTGTACAAGGACCTCCTGTTACTAG GAAATGACTACATTATTCCCCGGAACTGCCCGGAGATGGAAGTGTGCCGGGTAGCAGTGAGGATTCTGGACGAGCTCGTGCTGTCCTTCCAGGAACTCCAGATAGATGACAATGAATACGCTTGTTTGAAAGCCATTGTTTTCTTCGATCCAG ATGCCAAAGGTCTGAGTGACCCAGGTAAGATCAAGCGGATGCGGTACCAGGTTCAGGTCAGCCTAGAGGACTACATCAACGACCGGCAGTATGACTCCCGGGGACGCTTCGGAgagctgctcctgctgctgcccacaCTACAGAGCATCACCTGGCAGATGATCGAACAGATACAGTTTGTCAAACTCTTTGGCATGGCCAAGATTGACAACCTGCTTCAAGAGATGCTCTTAGGAG GTTCTGCTACTGAGGCACCTCACACACCTCACTCTCTGCATCCACATCTGGTTCAGGAACACCTCAGCAACAATGCCATCGTTTCAAGCAACATGGCTACTTCCATCCACAATGGCCAAATCT CCACTCCTGGAACCccaatcccctctcctcccacagTCTCCAGTTCAGAACACTATAAAATGGCTCAAGGGGTTATAGCCACTGTGCCCAAGCATCCTATCTCCATCCCTCAGCTCACCATCACCAAGCAAGAAGCCATCTAA
- the LOC135504056 gene encoding hepatocyte nuclear factor 4-alpha-like isoform X2 yields MDMADYSDALDPAYTTLEFENMQVLSMGSDSSPAESANMNAANHLGAGTLCAICGDRATGKHYGASSCDGCKGFFRRSVRKNHMYSCRFSRQCIVDKDKRNQCRYCRLKKCFRAGMKKEAVQNERDRISTRRSSYEDSSLPSINALIQADVLSRQISSPGPILNGDIRTKKVATITDVCESMKQQLLVLVEWAKYIPAFCDLPLDDQVALLRAHAGENLLIGAAKRSMLYKDLLLLGNDYIIPRNCPEMEVCRVAVRILDELVLSFQELQIDDNEYACLKAIVFFDPDAKGLSDPGKIKRMRYQVQVSLEDYINDRQYDSRGRFGELLLLLPTLQSITWQMIEQIQFVKLFGMAKIDNLLQEMLLGGSATEAPHTPHSLHPHLVQEHLSNNAIVSSNMATSIHNGQISTPGTPIPSPPTVSSSEHYKMAQGVIATVPKHPISIPQLTITKQEAI; encoded by the exons ATGGATATGGCAGACTATAGCGATGCCCTGGACCCAGCCTACACTACCCTGGAGTTTGAAAACATGCAAGTGCTCTCCATGGGCTCAG ACTCCTCGCCGGCTGAGAGTGCCAACATGAATGCAGCCAACCACCTCGGAGCGGGCACCCTGTGTGCCATCTGTGGGGACAGGGCCACGGGCAAACACTATGGGGCCTCCAGCTGTGACGGCTGCAAAGGCTTCTTCCGTCGGAGTGTTCGCAAAAACCACATGTATTCATGCAG GTTCAGCAGACAGTGCATTGTGGACAAAGACAAGAGGAATCAATGCAGATACTGTCGATTGAAGAAATGCTTTCGAGCTGGCATGAAAAAAGAAG CTGTACAAAACGAAAGAGACAGAATCAGCACTAGGAGATCTAGCTATGAAGACAGCAGTTTACCATCTATCAATGCACTTATCCAGGCAGATGTACTCTCAAGACAG ATATCCTCACCTGGACCTATACTGAATGGTGACATCAGGACAAAAAAGGTAGCGACCATCACAGATGTGTGTGAATCAATGAAACAGCAACTGCTGGTGTTGGTGGAATGGGCCAAGTACATCCCTGCCTTCTGTGACCTGCCCCTGGATGACCAG GTGGCATTGCTGCGAGCCCATGCAGGAGAGAATCTTCTGATTGGAGCTGCAAAGAGGTCTATGTTGTACAAGGACCTCCTGTTACTAG GAAATGACTACATTATTCCCCGGAACTGCCCGGAGATGGAAGTGTGCCGGGTAGCAGTGAGGATTCTGGACGAGCTCGTGCTGTCCTTCCAGGAACTCCAGATAGATGACAATGAATACGCTTGTTTGAAAGCCATTGTTTTCTTCGATCCAG ATGCCAAAGGTCTGAGTGACCCAGGTAAGATCAAGCGGATGCGGTACCAGGTTCAGGTCAGCCTAGAGGACTACATCAACGACCGGCAGTATGACTCCCGGGGACGCTTCGGAgagctgctcctgctgctgcccacaCTACAGAGCATCACCTGGCAGATGATCGAACAGATACAGTTTGTCAAACTCTTTGGCATGGCCAAGATTGACAACCTGCTTCAAGAGATGCTCTTAGGAG GTTCTGCTACTGAGGCACCTCACACACCTCACTCTCTGCATCCACATCTGGTTCAGGAACACCTCAGCAACAATGCCATCGTTTCAAGCAACATGGCTACTTCCATCCACAATGGCCAAATCT CCACTCCTGGAACCccaatcccctctcctcccacagTCTCCAGTTCAGAACACTATAAAATGGCTCAAGGGGTTATAGCCACTGTGCCCAAGCATCCTATCTCCATCCCTCAGCTCACCATCACCAAGCAAGAAGCCATCTAA